A single genomic interval of Electrophorus electricus isolate fEleEle1 chromosome 2, fEleEle1.pri, whole genome shotgun sequence harbors:
- the LOC113586048 gene encoding secretagogin-like, whose amino-acid sequence MESSSTKLDAATFLRIWRLFDTDDKGYIEGKELDDFSHHIMKTLGTTDKITEERLRELRDGSADGLLRITELATIILTEEENFLLLFRRETPLDNSVEFMRIWRRYDADSSGFMSAVELKSFLQDLFEQHDKYITPDKLEQYTNTMMKIFNKNQDGRLDLNDLARILSLKENFLLKFEMDASSQKDRKEDFEKIFAHYDVSKTGALEGPEVDGFVKDMMELVKPSLSGADLDRFRKALLSHCDVNGDGKIQKNELALCLGLKLSP is encoded by the exons atggagagctCTTCTACCAAGCTGGACGCTGCAACCTTTCTTCGGATCTGGAGACTGTTTGATACAGACG ATAAAGGCTATATCGAGGGGAAGGAACTGGATGACTTTTCCCACCATATTATGAAGACATTAGGGACAACT GACAAGATTACGGAGGAGAGACTGCGAGAACTCAGAGACGGCAGCGCGGATGGACTCCTGCGAATCACAGAG ttagccACGATCATcctgacagaggaagagaactTTTTATTGCTGTTCCGCAGGGAGACGCCCCTGGACAACAGCGTGGAGTTCATGAGG ATCTGGAGGCGCTATGATGCCGACAGCAGTGGGTTCATGTCGGCTGTGGAGCTTAAG AGTTTCCTGCAGGATCTGTTTGAGCAGCACGACAAGTACATCACCCCTGACAAACTTGAGCAGTACACCAACACCATG aTGAAAATTTTCAACAAAAATCAAGATGGTCGGTTGGATTTAAATGACCTGGCCAG AATTTTGTCCTTGAAGGAAAACTTCCTGCTGAAGTTTGAAATGGAT gcCAGCAGTCAAAAGGACAGGAAGGAAGattttgagaaaatatttgCTCACTATGATGTA AGTAAGACAGGAGCACTGGAAGGACCTGAAGTGGATGGCTTTGTTAAAGACATGATGGAGCTGGTCAAG CCCAGCCTGAGTGGTGCAGACTTGGACAGGTTCAGAAAGGCGCTGCTTAGCCACTGCGACGTGAACGGTGACGGAAAGATCCAGAAGAACGAGCTGGCCCTGTGTCTGGGGCTGAAGCTGTCTCCCTGA